One window of the Jatrophihabitans sp. genome contains the following:
- a CDS encoding phosphatase PAP2 family protein, with product MSILAATESEVAATAGTAATAGADPDPAGDGRRASGRTRLLSDRTLARVRWTAIAVWAVAMLYWINRVGLTFDRNTLIIYVCGGLLAASIGRRGALSVLRDWLPFAATLVVYDLTRGAADALGRPTEWHLPLDVDRWMFGVQPTVWLQSQLKEPFPPWWEVGVSLVYVSYFLLPWAVAGLLWLRDRVAWREFAVQFVGISFIGLTCFIAYPAAPPWAASQCTAAEVVGGPSNPGCINEKVGTITSGGMLGKVDPRHGGAAPYAERIATRGWNGLGIPQAKALIDEGQAGVNEVAAVPSLHAAVAGLLTVFFWPRVRRRWRPLLAAYSLAMGFALVYSAEHYVFDILLGWAVTAAVTIGFAWWQRRRQAGSDRQQSGSHREVPSGAGEKPMAATDTLDGSSPSRS from the coding sequence GTGAGCATCCTGGCGGCAACCGAGTCCGAAGTGGCCGCCACGGCAGGCACGGCCGCCACGGCAGGCGCCGACCCCGACCCGGCCGGCGACGGCCGCCGCGCATCGGGCAGAACCCGACTGCTCTCCGATCGGACGCTGGCCAGGGTGCGCTGGACCGCCATCGCGGTGTGGGCCGTGGCGATGCTCTACTGGATCAATCGGGTGGGGCTCACGTTCGACCGCAACACCCTGATCATCTACGTCTGCGGCGGATTGCTCGCTGCCAGCATCGGACGGCGGGGCGCGCTGAGCGTCCTGCGCGACTGGCTGCCGTTCGCCGCGACCCTCGTCGTCTATGACCTCACCCGGGGCGCTGCGGACGCGCTGGGCCGTCCCACCGAATGGCACCTGCCACTGGACGTCGACCGTTGGATGTTCGGCGTCCAGCCGACCGTCTGGCTGCAGTCGCAGTTGAAGGAGCCCTTTCCGCCGTGGTGGGAAGTGGGGGTCAGCCTGGTCTATGTCTCCTACTTCCTGCTGCCGTGGGCGGTGGCCGGCCTGCTGTGGCTGCGGGACCGGGTGGCCTGGCGCGAGTTCGCGGTCCAGTTCGTGGGAATCTCGTTCATCGGCCTGACCTGCTTCATCGCCTATCCGGCAGCGCCGCCCTGGGCAGCCTCGCAGTGCACAGCGGCTGAGGTGGTGGGCGGCCCGTCGAATCCCGGCTGCATCAACGAGAAGGTCGGCACGATCACCTCCGGCGGCATGCTGGGCAAGGTGGACCCGCGCCATGGCGGCGCCGCGCCGTACGCCGAGCGGATCGCCACCCGCGGCTGGAACGGGCTGGGCATCCCGCAGGCCAAGGCGCTCATCGACGAGGGCCAGGCCGGTGTGAACGAGGTCGCGGCGGTGCCATCCCTGCACGCGGCCGTCGCGGGGCTGCTCACGGTGTTCTTCTGGCCCCGGGTCCGCCGCCGCTGGCGACCGCTGCTGGCCGCCTACTCGCTGGCGATGGGGTTCGCGCTGGTGTACTCGGCTGAGCATTACGTCTTCGACATCCTGCTGGGCTGGGCGGTCACGGCAGCAGTGACGATCGGCTTCGCCTGGTGGCAGCGCCGCCGGCAGGCAGGCTCGGACCGCCAGCAGTCCGGTTCCCACCGCGAGGTCCCGTCCGGCGCTGGCGAGAAGCCGATGGCCGCTACCGATACCCTGGACGGATCGTCCCCGAGCCGTTCCTGA
- a CDS encoding antibiotic biosynthesis monooxygenase family protein: MIALLQFRPDDDAEEFQAERFQAEAEQALRLLAERPGFVRGSLGRATDDAGSWLLLTEWESVGAYRRGLGGYQVKLRATPLLSQALDQPSAYEQLLRIEPGGQETARASDRAADADWGSRLAGN, translated from the coding sequence GTGATCGCGCTGCTGCAGTTCCGGCCAGACGACGACGCCGAGGAGTTCCAGGCCGAGCGGTTTCAGGCCGAGGCCGAGCAGGCGCTGCGGCTGCTGGCCGAGCGTCCGGGCTTCGTGCGGGGCTCACTGGGCCGGGCCACCGATGACGCCGGCAGCTGGCTGCTGCTGACCGAGTGGGAGTCGGTCGGCGCCTACCGCCGCGGCCTGGGCGGCTACCAGGTCAAGTTGAGGGCCACCCCGTTGCTGTCCCAGGCGCTGGACCAGCCCAGCGCGTACGAGCAGCTGCTGCGGATCGAGCCGGGCGGCCAGGAGACGGCCCGAGCCAGTGACCGCGCCGCCGACGCCGATTGGGGCAGCCGGCTGGCAGGCAACTGA
- a CDS encoding isoprenyl transferase — protein MPARRPSWPDPPPHPSGARPPAIAPDLLPRHVAIVMDGNGRWANSRGLPRTEGHRAGEAALMDVLFGAMEIGVPVVSAYAFSTENWRRSPDEVRFLMGFNKDVIRRRRDELNGYGVRIRWAGRRPRLWRSVISQLEDAEQFTERNDRLTLQFCVNYGGRAEVVDATRRLAELAAAGKIDPAKIDEKMFARYLDEPDLPDVDLFVRTSGEQRTSNFLLWQSAYAELMFLDTPWPDFDRRHFWAACASYASRDRRFGAAIDASSSHADARNASSSSSHAGARDADASSPGGAS, from the coding sequence ATGCCCGCCCGCCGCCCGTCCTGGCCGGACCCGCCGCCGCATCCCAGCGGCGCCCGGCCACCGGCGATCGCGCCCGACCTGCTGCCCCGGCACGTCGCGATCGTGATGGACGGCAACGGCCGGTGGGCCAACAGCCGGGGCCTGCCGCGCACCGAGGGCCACCGGGCGGGCGAGGCGGCGCTGATGGACGTGCTGTTCGGGGCGATGGAGATCGGCGTGCCGGTGGTGTCGGCCTACGCGTTCTCGACCGAGAACTGGCGACGCTCACCCGACGAGGTCCGGTTTCTGATGGGCTTCAACAAGGACGTGATCCGGCGCCGGCGCGATGAGCTCAACGGTTACGGCGTCCGGATCCGTTGGGCCGGCCGCCGGCCGCGGCTGTGGCGCAGCGTGATCAGCCAGCTCGAGGACGCCGAGCAGTTCACCGAGCGCAATGACCGGCTGACCCTGCAGTTCTGCGTGAACTACGGCGGACGCGCCGAGGTGGTCGACGCCACCCGCCGCCTGGCCGAGCTGGCCGCGGCCGGCAAGATCGACCCGGCCAAGATCGATGAGAAGATGTTCGCCCGCTACCTGGACGAGCCCGACCTGCCCGACGTCGACCTGTTCGTGCGCACCTCCGGGGAGCAGCGCACCTCGAACTTCCTGCTCTGGCAGTCGGCCTACGCTGAGCTGATGTTTCTCGACACCCCGTGGCCGGACTTCGACCGCCGGCACTTCTGGGCGGCCTGCGCCAGCTACGCCTCCCGGGACCGCCGGTTCGGCGCCGCCATCGACGCCAGCAGCAGCCACGCCGACGCCAGAAACGCCAGCAGCAGCAGCAGCCACGCCGGCGCCAGAGATGCCGACGCCAGCAGCCCTGGCGGCGCCTCGTGA
- the recO gene encoding DNA repair protein RecO: MPLYRDEAVVLRVHKLGEADRIVTLLTRRHGRIRAVGKGVRRTTSRYGARLEPGSHIDVQLHTRTAVPDAERGHPRHHGLDLVTQVESVDNYGARLASDYPGWTAAVAICETAERLTPEEGEPALRQYLLVVGALRSLADRDHEATLILDAFLIRSMSLAGWEPALAECAVCSATGPHGAFNVPAGGAVCPNCRPAGSVRPQAGSLSLMAALLSGDWTGAEATALDLRREASGLIAAHLQWHLERGIRSLPLVDR; this comes from the coding sequence GTGCCGCTCTACCGTGACGAAGCCGTGGTGCTGCGCGTCCACAAGCTGGGCGAGGCAGACCGGATCGTCACCCTGCTCACCCGCCGGCACGGCCGGATCCGGGCCGTCGGCAAGGGCGTGCGGCGCACCACCTCGCGCTACGGCGCCCGGCTCGAGCCCGGCAGCCACATCGACGTGCAACTTCACACCCGGACGGCTGTGCCGGACGCCGAGCGCGGGCACCCGCGACACCACGGGCTGGATCTGGTTACCCAGGTCGAGTCGGTCGACAACTACGGCGCCCGGCTGGCCTCGGACTACCCCGGCTGGACAGCGGCCGTGGCGATCTGCGAGACCGCCGAACGGCTGACCCCCGAAGAGGGCGAGCCGGCGCTGCGGCAGTACCTGCTGGTGGTCGGCGCGCTGCGGTCCCTGGCCGACCGCGACCACGAGGCCACCCTGATCCTGGACGCGTTCCTGATCCGGTCGATGTCACTGGCCGGCTGGGAGCCGGCGCTGGCCGAGTGCGCGGTCTGCTCGGCGACCGGCCCGCACGGGGCTTTCAACGTGCCGGCCGGCGGCGCGGTCTGCCCGAACTGCCGCCCGGCGGGCTCAGTCCGCCCCCAGGCCGGTTCGCTGAGCCTGATGGCGGCGCTGCTGTCAGGTGACTGGACCGGCGCCGAGGCCACCGCGCTGGACCTGCGCCGCGAGGCCAGCGGCCTGATCGCCGCCCACCTGCAGTGGCACCTGGAGCGCGGCATCCGGTCGCTGCCGCTGGTGGACCGCTAA
- a CDS encoding LuxR C-terminal-related transcriptional regulator — protein sequence MANLESELPRSIHFAQRSAWATLQRANLDASLGFLAARSKFAGSLNARGHPTVAGVEVVGIGLGAIRRSLRNRTCRELLSIGTDSTAESFDACHAADYRLLTSGTPLISLYDYDSTDEDGHAELLRRRGWGNSYYCSSRVQLKIYDRRCVVMEIPPVRGERTVIAVTDRAVLVEALRYFRTVQRTATPIELPEAETAEVAPAFSPRQHRVIQSLARGRTDQQIAAELRISLRTLHYDVAHINRELGVTSRFAAGVRLAQLGMLTP from the coding sequence GTGGCGAACTTGGAATCAGAATTACCGAGGTCGATCCACTTCGCCCAGAGAAGTGCCTGGGCAACTCTGCAACGAGCCAATCTGGACGCGTCATTGGGTTTCCTTGCCGCCCGCAGCAAGTTCGCTGGGTCACTGAACGCGCGCGGGCATCCCACGGTGGCCGGTGTTGAAGTCGTCGGAATCGGATTGGGCGCCATTCGGCGATCGTTACGAAACCGGACCTGCCGCGAACTGCTGTCCATCGGCACCGATAGCACCGCCGAGAGCTTCGACGCTTGCCACGCCGCTGACTACCGGCTCCTCACCTCAGGCACTCCGCTGATCTCGCTCTATGACTACGACAGCACTGACGAGGATGGGCACGCCGAGCTGTTGCGCCGTCGCGGATGGGGCAATTCTTACTACTGCTCTTCCCGCGTCCAGCTCAAGATCTATGACCGCCGCTGCGTCGTGATGGAGATCCCGCCGGTGCGCGGGGAGCGCACGGTCATCGCGGTCACCGACCGTGCGGTTCTCGTTGAAGCGCTGCGGTACTTCCGGACCGTCCAGCGCACCGCGACACCCATCGAGCTGCCCGAGGCCGAGACGGCGGAGGTGGCACCGGCCTTCAGCCCGCGACAGCACCGAGTCATCCAGTCCCTGGCGCGAGGCCGTACGGATCAGCAAATCGCCGCCGAACTCCGCATCAGCCTGCGTACCTTGCATTACGACGTCGCGCACATCAACCGCGAGCTGGGAGTCACCTCGCGGTTCGCGGCGGGCGTCCGACTCGCGCAGTTGGGCATGCTGACTCCGTGA
- a CDS encoding TetR/AcrR family transcriptional regulator: MSGDTRERLLAGAIATLRDKGIAGTSARSIAAAAGVNQALVFYHFGSVDELIIAACQSATQARVALYSDQFAEVTSLRELLTVGRSLHEVERAAGNTQVLAQVLAAAQQNAILAEAARQALNLWINEIEQTLQRILSDSPIKAALDIPGLARGLAAAFIGLELYEAADPESSEHALDALAQVAVLTEVLDDLGPVARRALRNRLRRSQAARASDQ; this comes from the coding sequence GTGAGCGGTGACACCCGTGAACGGCTGCTGGCAGGTGCCATCGCGACGCTGCGGGACAAGGGCATCGCCGGCACGTCGGCCCGGTCAATCGCCGCGGCCGCGGGCGTCAACCAGGCCCTGGTCTTCTACCACTTCGGATCGGTGGACGAGCTGATCATCGCCGCCTGCCAGAGCGCGACCCAGGCGCGGGTGGCCCTGTACTCCGACCAGTTCGCCGAGGTCACCTCGTTGCGTGAGCTGCTCACCGTCGGGCGGTCCCTGCACGAGGTCGAGCGGGCGGCCGGCAACACCCAGGTGCTGGCCCAGGTGCTGGCCGCCGCGCAGCAGAACGCCATCCTCGCCGAGGCGGCCAGGCAGGCGCTGAACCTGTGGATCAACGAGATCGAGCAGACCCTGCAACGCATCCTCAGCGACAGCCCGATCAAGGCCGCCCTGGACATCCCGGGCCTGGCCCGCGGGCTCGCGGCCGCGTTCATCGGCCTGGAGCTGTACGAGGCGGCCGACCCGGAGTCCTCCGAGCACGCCCTGGACGCCCTGGCCCAGGTCGCGGTGCTGACCGAGGTGCTCGATGACCTCGGCCCGGTCGCCCGCCGGGCCCTGCGCAACCGGCTGCGCCGCAGCCAGGCAGCACGCGCCAGCGACCAGTAG
- a CDS encoding MFS transporter, translating into MEFSAAGFLARITLAIYPIAIVLIISGRTNSYGFAGVVSGCYVLGGAVGNPVAAVLVDKLGQHRVLPWFLIGHLLSTAAFGALITVHAPLWTLVAPAVLMGITMLNIGALVRARWSYIWPGEAPERSTGYSIESTLDEVIFVLGPLVATVLAIHTHPLVTLGLALLVISIGTMWLAALRSTEPPVRIRVAGERHEFALRFRGMSLITGCMVFMGAVFGSVEVTMIAFCGQYGQRASAGWVIASFAAGSAVSALVYGGRHWRSSLLRRFTVSAVLFGLMPLLLFAATSVGVLALIAGVIGLGIAPTLIGAFSLVDSIVPANSLTEGLTWIGTGLSVGYGLGAAVVGGIADEHGARLAFSVPAGCALASAAFAMLLAARLRRVVADAPAVPVS; encoded by the coding sequence GTGGAATTCTCCGCCGCCGGATTCCTGGCGCGGATTACCCTGGCCATCTACCCGATCGCGATCGTGCTGATCATCTCGGGGCGCACCAATTCCTACGGCTTCGCCGGAGTGGTCAGCGGGTGCTACGTCCTGGGCGGCGCGGTCGGCAACCCGGTGGCGGCGGTGCTGGTCGACAAGCTCGGGCAGCACCGGGTGCTGCCATGGTTCCTGATCGGCCACCTGCTCTCCACCGCGGCGTTCGGCGCGCTGATCACGGTGCACGCGCCGCTCTGGACGCTGGTCGCGCCGGCGGTGCTGATGGGCATCACCATGCTCAACATCGGCGCGCTGGTGCGGGCCCGCTGGTCCTACATCTGGCCCGGCGAGGCCCCGGAGCGCTCGACCGGCTACTCGATCGAATCCACCCTGGACGAGGTGATCTTCGTCCTAGGGCCGCTGGTCGCCACCGTGCTGGCCATCCATACCCACCCGCTGGTGACTCTGGGACTGGCGCTGCTGGTGATCAGCATCGGCACCATGTGGCTGGCGGCGCTGCGGTCCACCGAGCCGCCGGTGCGGATCCGAGTGGCCGGCGAGCGACACGAGTTCGCCTTGCGGTTTCGGGGGATGTCGCTGATCACCGGGTGCATGGTGTTCATGGGCGCGGTCTTCGGCAGCGTCGAGGTGACGATGATCGCCTTCTGCGGCCAGTACGGCCAGCGGGCCAGCGCCGGCTGGGTGATAGCCAGCTTCGCCGCCGGCAGCGCGGTGTCGGCCCTGGTCTACGGCGGCCGGCACTGGCGCTCGTCGCTGCTGCGCAGGTTCACCGTCAGCGCCGTGCTGTTCGGGTTGATGCCCCTGCTGCTGTTCGCCGCGACCAGCGTGGGAGTGCTGGCGCTGATCGCGGGGGTGATCGGGCTGGGGATCGCGCCCACCCTGATCGGCGCGTTCAGCCTGGTGGACTCGATCGTGCCGGCCAACTCGCTCACCGAGGGCCTGACCTGGATCGGCACCGGGCTGTCGGTCGGGTACGGCCTGGGCGCGGCGGTGGTCGGCGGCATCGCCGACGAGCACGGCGCCCGGCTGGCGTTCTCGGTGCCGGCCGGCTGCGCGCTGGCCTCGGCGGCGTTCGCGATGCTGCTGGCGGCCCGGCTGCGCCGCGTGGTGGCCGACGCGCCGGCGGTTCCGGTCAGCTGA